In the Candidatus Electrothrix sp. GW3-4 genome, one interval contains:
- a CDS encoding fibronectin type III domain-containing protein, translated as MKTDIMKRSSLVCGLLSGLLLSGLSGCGYKNDPVAPQALVPVPINDLRYELTDKGAVLHWNYPTETVGGEDLKEIDSFMLYRAEVPTASSCETCPVPFGSPIKVNGGVIPEREGKRAASYDIGFLRPGHKYFFKVLSRTGWLTPSADSNQVSFTWETPPAVPQDLMAEVGDSMVALQWQPVAAYRDGSKVENEEIIYQVSRREGKGSFQNIGKLLTEPEFMDSEVTGGHEYTYRVQALSAYDGDMVAGEFSKPVDVEIVDLIAPATPENVTTVRIASTVKIFWDQGAEADIAGYRVYRRLGNEDDPTMIGEVKVPYNIYEDTEAPDENMYVYYSVSSFDKSDPANESERSAEVEAE; from the coding sequence ATGAAAACAGATATTATGAAGCGAAGTTCTCTTGTCTGCGGCTTGCTGAGCGGTCTGCTGCTGAGCGGTCTGAGCGGCTGCGGCTACAAAAATGATCCGGTGGCACCGCAGGCCCTGGTTCCTGTCCCTATTAATGACCTACGCTATGAGCTGACCGATAAGGGCGCTGTCCTGCATTGGAACTATCCCACCGAGACTGTGGGCGGTGAGGACCTGAAAGAAATTGATTCCTTCATGCTCTACCGGGCCGAGGTCCCTACTGCTTCCTCCTGCGAGACCTGCCCTGTTCCTTTTGGCAGTCCGATCAAGGTGAATGGAGGAGTTATTCCTGAGCGTGAGGGAAAAAGGGCGGCCAGTTACGACATTGGTTTCCTGCGACCGGGCCATAAGTATTTCTTTAAGGTACTGAGCCGGACCGGCTGGTTAACCCCGTCTGCTGATTCTAACCAGGTCAGTTTTACCTGGGAGACACCGCCAGCAGTTCCGCAGGATCTGATGGCTGAGGTTGGTGACAGCATGGTTGCTCTCCAGTGGCAGCCGGTCGCTGCCTATCGTGACGGCAGCAAGGTCGAGAATGAAGAGATTATATACCAGGTCTCCCGCCGCGAAGGCAAGGGCTCTTTCCAAAATATAGGTAAGTTGCTGACCGAGCCAGAATTTATGGATAGCGAAGTCACCGGAGGCCATGAATACACCTACCGTGTCCAGGCCCTGAGTGCCTATGATGGTGATATGGTTGCCGGTGAGTTCAGCAAACCCGTTGACGTTGAAATAGTGGATCTGATTGCTCCGGCAACCCCGGAAAACGTCACCACTGTCCGCATAGCCAGTACGGTCAAGATTTTTTGGGATCAGGGTGCAGAGGCAGACATAGCCGGATATCGGGTATACCGCCGCTTGGGCAATGAAGACGACCCCACCATGATCGGCGAAGTTAAGGTGCCCTATAATATCTATGAGGATACCGAGGCTCCAGATGAAAATATGTATGTCTATTACTCGGTGAGCAGCTTTGACAAGAGTGATCCAGCCAATGAGAGCGAACGCTCTGCTGAGGTAGAGGCTGAGTAA
- the argH gene encoding argininosuccinate lyase: MTKQGTQPQTSGKLWGGRFAEQTAASVEAFTESISYDWRLYRHDIMGSKAHARMLAKQGLISDEERDAIIAGLSEIEQEIDEGKFTFREELEDIHMNIEKALTDKIGAAGEKLHTARSRNDQVALDIRLYLRDEGVVLDQLLSEVQKGFTCLARTNLGAVMPGYTHLQRAQPVLLSHHLLAYMEMFGRDRERIADCMKRINIMPLGSAALAGTGLPIDREFVAKELGFPTVTANSMDTTADRDFAMELLFCLTTIQLHLSRMAEEFVLWSSKEFDFIRIGDKYCTGSSIMPQKKNPDIPELIRGKAGRVTGSLVSLLMTVKGLPLTYNRDLQEDKEPLFDALDTVKASLSITAELLANSDFDTERMKAATYGGFMTATDIADYLVKKNMPFRQAHGVVGKIVALCQERDIELIELRLDELQEFSDLIEEDIFDVLSVEGSVNSRVSIGGTSKLRVAEALERAEQQLGIV, encoded by the coding sequence ATGACAAAACAAGGTACACAACCACAAACATCCGGCAAACTCTGGGGTGGGCGCTTTGCCGAGCAGACCGCTGCCTCAGTAGAGGCCTTTACCGAGTCCATCTCCTACGACTGGCGACTGTACCGGCACGACATCATGGGATCCAAGGCCCATGCCCGCATGCTGGCCAAGCAAGGCTTGATCAGCGACGAAGAACGGGACGCCATCATTGCAGGCCTGAGCGAGATTGAACAGGAAATCGACGAAGGCAAGTTCACCTTTCGGGAGGAGCTGGAAGATATTCACATGAATATCGAAAAGGCCCTGACCGATAAGATCGGTGCTGCCGGAGAAAAACTGCACACCGCCCGCAGCCGCAACGACCAGGTGGCCTTGGATATCCGCCTTTATCTCCGCGATGAAGGCGTCGTGCTGGACCAGCTCCTCAGCGAGGTCCAGAAAGGTTTCACTTGCCTGGCCCGCACCAATCTCGGCGCGGTGATGCCGGGTTACACCCATCTTCAGCGTGCCCAGCCGGTCCTGCTTTCCCATCATCTCCTGGCCTATATGGAGATGTTCGGGCGGGATCGGGAACGAATCGCTGACTGCATGAAACGAATCAACATCATGCCCTTGGGCTCAGCAGCCCTTGCAGGCACCGGCCTGCCCATTGATCGGGAATTTGTTGCCAAAGAACTCGGCTTCCCGACAGTCACCGCCAACTCTATGGACACCACGGCGGATCGCGACTTTGCCATGGAGCTGCTCTTCTGCCTGACCACCATCCAGCTCCACCTGAGCAGAATGGCCGAGGAATTTGTCCTCTGGTCCTCCAAGGAATTTGACTTCATCCGCATCGGCGATAAATACTGCACTGGCTCTTCCATCATGCCGCAAAAGAAAAACCCGGATATCCCCGAGTTAATTCGAGGTAAGGCCGGACGAGTGACCGGCTCGCTGGTCTCGCTGCTGATGACGGTCAAGGGACTGCCGCTCACCTATAACCGAGACTTGCAGGAAGACAAGGAGCCGCTCTTTGACGCCCTGGATACGGTCAAGGCGAGCCTCTCCATCACAGCCGAGCTGCTGGCGAACAGCGACTTTGATACAGAACGGATGAAAGCGGCAACCTATGGCGGTTTTATGACCGCCACGGATATTGCGGATTATCTGGTGAAGAAGAACATGCCCTTTCGCCAGGCCCACGGCGTGGTGGGCAAAATTGTCGCCCTCTGCCAGGAACGTGATATTGAGCTGATTGAGTTGCGCCTGGATGAGCTGCAAGAGTTTTCAGATTTGATAGAGGAAGATATTTTTGATGTCCTTTCCGTAGAAGGCTCGGTCAACAGCCGGGTGTCCATAGGCGGTACCTCGAAGTTACGGGTTGCCGAGGCCTTGGAACGTGCGGAACAACAACTGGGGATAGTATAA
- a CDS encoding PDDEXK nuclease domain-containing protein encodes MKKNNTKEPQKASRSDASFLTSVGKNMLPNDYASVLKELKERIRSERLRVTLAANSALILLYWDIGKIIVERQQQQGWGAKIIDRISFDLKHSFPEMSGFSPRNLKYMRKFAEAWPDQTIVQRTVAQIPWRSNLALLEKLDDVDTRLWYAQKTVENGWSRNILVMQIESRLHERQGQTVNNFAATLPPPDSDMATQIFKDPYLFDFLGTADLRKEREVEQALMDHVQEFLLEMGAGFSFVGRQMLLEVGDQDFRLDLLFYHLKLRCFVVVELKAVPFDPGFTGQLNLYLSAVDDLMRHPDDKPTIGLLLCKSKNELVVEYALRGLNKPMGVAQWETQLTETLPDNLKDSLPSIEEIEAELKGEV; translated from the coding sequence GTGAAAAAGAACAACACCAAAGAGCCCCAAAAGGCTAGCCGATCCGATGCATCGTTCCTCACCTCTGTCGGGAAAAATATGCTCCCGAATGATTATGCTTCCGTACTGAAAGAACTCAAGGAGCGTATTCGATCTGAACGCCTGCGCGTCACCTTGGCAGCTAATTCGGCCTTGATTCTTCTCTACTGGGATATAGGAAAAATCATTGTAGAGCGACAGCAGCAGCAAGGCTGGGGTGCCAAAATCATTGATCGTATTTCCTTTGACCTCAAGCACAGCTTTCCAGAAATGAGCGGATTTTCGCCGCGTAACCTCAAGTACATGCGGAAATTTGCCGAAGCTTGGCCGGATCAAACAATTGTGCAACGCACCGTTGCACAAATTCCTTGGCGGAGTAACTTGGCTCTGCTTGAAAAGCTGGATGACGTGGATACACGCCTGTGGTATGCCCAAAAAACCGTGGAAAACGGCTGGAGTCGAAACATTCTGGTCATGCAGATCGAAAGCCGTTTGCATGAGCGTCAAGGGCAGACTGTAAACAACTTTGCTGCCACCCTTCCGCCGCCTGATTCCGACATGGCGACCCAAATCTTTAAAGATCCTTATCTGTTTGACTTTCTCGGCACCGCCGACCTTAGAAAGGAACGCGAAGTCGAACAAGCATTAATGGATCATGTGCAGGAGTTTCTCCTGGAAATGGGGGCCGGATTCTCCTTTGTCGGTCGTCAGATGCTGCTGGAGGTCGGAGATCAGGATTTTCGTCTTGATCTGCTTTTTTACCACCTCAAGCTGCGCTGTTTTGTTGTGGTGGAATTAAAGGCTGTACCTTTTGATCCCGGCTTTACCGGCCAACTGAATCTCTACCTGTCCGCAGTTGATGATCTGATGCGGCATCCAGATGATAAGCCGACGATAGGTCTCCTGTTGTGCAAGAGTAAAAACGAACTGGTGGTAGAATATGCTCTGCGCGGCCTCAACAAACCTATGGGTGTGGCGCAATGGGAAACGCAGCTGACTGAAACCCTGCCTGATAATTTGAAAGACAGTCTGCCGAGTATTGAGGAAATTGAGGCGGAACTAAAAGGTGAAGTGTAG
- the lysA gene encoding diaminopimelate decarboxylase, with amino-acid sequence MNHFTYKNGILCCEDKPVQDIAKEIGTPFYLYSTATLQRHFDAFDSGFAGMKHQTCFAVKACSNLSILNIFAKMGGGADIVSGGELFRALKAGIDPQKIIYSGVGKTRTEIRDALEAGILMFNVESPQELDRIQEVAAEMDITARIAFRINPDVDPKTHAYISTGLAKNKFGIPVDEALAEYLRAKEMENIEIVGVSCHIGSQLTQIAPFIEALRKVKNFVARLDQEGIHIQYLDLGGGVGITYDDEQPPHPVDYAAAIKAELEDMNHTLILEPGRVITGNAGVLITEVQYTKVNSGGEKEKRFIIVDAAMNDLPRPSLYSAYHEILPVQEPGEDAQKHEVDVVGPICETGDFMAKDRMMPEVQPGELLAVMSCGAYGFSMSSTYNSRPKVAEVLVDGDQFRVIRERESYEDLIRGEDLP; translated from the coding sequence ATGAATCATTTCACCTATAAAAACGGCATACTCTGCTGCGAGGACAAACCTGTGCAGGATATCGCCAAGGAAATCGGCACCCCCTTCTATCTCTATAGCACTGCCACCCTGCAGCGTCATTTTGATGCCTTTGATTCCGGGTTTGCCGGAATGAAACATCAGACCTGTTTTGCGGTCAAGGCCTGCTCCAATCTTTCCATCCTCAATATCTTTGCCAAGATGGGCGGGGGGGCTGATATCGTCTCCGGTGGCGAGCTGTTCCGGGCCCTGAAGGCTGGAATTGATCCGCAGAAAATCATCTACTCTGGGGTGGGCAAGACCCGAACAGAGATACGTGATGCTCTGGAGGCAGGTATCCTGATGTTCAATGTGGAATCTCCCCAGGAGCTGGATCGTATCCAGGAGGTCGCAGCGGAGATGGATATCACCGCCCGGATCGCCTTTCGCATCAACCCGGATGTGGACCCCAAGACCCACGCCTATATCTCCACGGGTCTGGCAAAAAATAAATTCGGTATTCCCGTGGACGAGGCCTTGGCAGAATATCTGCGGGCCAAGGAAATGGAAAACATCGAGATCGTCGGCGTCAGCTGCCATATTGGTTCCCAGCTCACCCAGATTGCGCCCTTTATCGAGGCCCTGCGCAAGGTAAAAAACTTTGTTGCTCGACTTGATCAGGAAGGAATCCATATTCAGTACCTGGATCTGGGTGGCGGCGTTGGTATCACCTATGATGATGAACAGCCTCCCCATCCTGTGGACTATGCCGCAGCAATCAAGGCGGAACTGGAGGATATGAACCACACCCTGATCCTGGAGCCGGGTCGGGTCATCACCGGGAATGCCGGGGTATTGATTACCGAAGTTCAATACACCAAGGTCAACAGCGGTGGAGAAAAGGAAAAACGCTTTATCATTGTCGATGCCGCCATGAACGATCTTCCCCGCCCTTCCCTGTACAGCGCCTATCACGAAATCCTGCCGGTGCAGGAGCCTGGTGAGGACGCACAAAAGCATGAGGTTGATGTAGTCGGCCCCATCTGCGAGACCGGTGATTTCATGGCCAAAGACCGAATGATGCCGGAGGTGCAGCCGGGGGAATTACTGGCTGTTATGAGCTGCGGGGCCTACGGTTTTTCCATGTCCTCCACCTATAATTCCCGCCCCAAGGTGGCTGAAGTTTTGGTTGATGGCGACCAGTTTCGGGTCATCCGAGAACGGGAGAGCTATGAGGATCTGATAAGGGGTGAAGATTTGCCATAA